A stretch of DNA from Hydra vulgaris chromosome 03, alternate assembly HydraT2T_AEP:
tactttggttcaaaAGCTATTTGACCAATAGAATGCAATTCATCCAATATGCGCAAAAACAAACAATTCCATATGCTGTAACTTGTGGTGTCCCCCAGGGCTCTATTTTAGGACCCTTATTATTCttagtatatataaatgatttataccTAGCAACACACTTcttaaactgtattttttttgcagatgactccaatcttttttattctcacagagatattaaaacactttttgaaacaGCTAACGAAGAGTTTGGTTAGGTTaatgaatggtttataagtaataaactGTCTCTAAATGTGGAgaaaaccaaatttattttatttcataaagtaaataaattagaaaatattcccATTAAACTCCAAAATCTAATAATCAATAACGCTAACATTAAAAGAGAAACTTCAATTAACTTTTTGGGCGTAATATTAGATGAACATTTACGTTGGAGTGATCATATAAAAAGCATTGagaaaaagttatcaaaaaatattgccatgATATATAGGGCTAAAccatttctaaataataaatctttaaaaactttatatttttctttgattcATTGTCATTTGATTTATTGTTACattgcatgggcaagtacaaatcatacaaaattaaaaaaattgtacagtaaacaaaaacctGCCTGCAGAATATTATTTGGAGCTGATAAAATTGTACCATGCGAGCCTCTTCTGCGTATACTGGGCgcattaaatgtttataaaataagcttacatcaagttttaatgtttatgtataaaacaaaaatgggactatctcctaaaatatttcagTCCTATTTTGAAAAAGTAGAGCATAAATATCcgacaaaattttcaaataataactacATTGTCcctaaatataattcaaaacacATTACATATTCAATTCAATATCGTGGACCCTATTTGTGGAAAAAGTTTCCTAATATTGCAAATACGGAAAAAGTTAGTATAcatcagtttaaaaaagaatcgaAACAGGTGTTATTACTTATGGATTTTAATATATCCGATTTTAAATGCctcttttaaactaaaattcaattatataaaatatgtatcagaatttatcaatttatcaatttttgtttgttagttttttcattatttgagtTAAGGTGTTTCCTCTAATCTTATAAGTTATTGGTGAAATCTTAGTTTTTCAGCATTTTACTTAACTATTAATgagttgttatttattttacttttaattaaattggttaaaaatatacatacataaaacggtattttttaattaagtactcttttattttgaattttttgttctttatttaaaaattactttatcacaaattgttataaattttattttcatattcttCAACAAATACTTTGTATAATATACGTATATAGTGTGGCTCTTGAAAATACGTgctctttaattaatttatttttttgtttttcttttttactttactttcaGTTTTTCTTGTTTACTTGATTATTACTCTTAATATGAATATTGTTCCTGAAGTATTTCTTAaactaattgttatttatttttatatttataatttttaataaatagtttgtaaagtataaatatattatccGGCTATTGTAAATACGTACgattggggctcggtgataagacaaaataatgtcttctacttgccccgccagttttttttatttataaaccttgtaaattgtaaaagttattaaacggtgaaataaataaataaaaaaaacaaaaaaaaaaaacaatttctacaATGCAATATTAGCTGCTTAAGATTTGTGCAAACcactaaaaactttaacatttttaacccCAAACTTTGTATGACCCTATATATTCGAAGCTTAATAAGATTACGtcaaaattatatcaaaattggTTCGTATGTTAAATGGAGGAAGATGCAAAGATAAATAAACTAATCATCAAAAGAAATATGCTTTTGACCTGCAAATCTCATCTTTacttacaataatattttaatctaagttagcaaaagacaataaaatatcaatattcgtctttctttctaatttttaaaaagcttttgatatggTTGATCACAACAAATCTCTcttaaaacttcaaaacttgCTTCCTAGCTAGCTTACATGGATTGCTAGTTCCCAACACAATCGTTGTCAaagagtaaaaataattaagcatGTAACCGAATGGAAATGCAATAAAGCTCGAGTCATTCAAGATAGAGTTCTTGGATCAGTTTAACTTATGTTATTCATACATGATatgaatgattttttacaaCCAGAGACAAACCTACAAAAATACGTTGATGTTATATTAACTTACATCATCTATGACAACGATGCAAAAAAACATACCTCAATCTATTGTTGATGACGTAGCAAACTGGGCTTCGGTTAATGTCAtgaaactcatttaaaaatgaaGTCACTTAAAGTGCAAAACATTATTGATAGAGCGTCAGCACCTTAATCAAGTTACAATTCCATCGCCAATTCTTTTAAACTCTAAACTCGAATCATTTGATTGCTACAAGTACCTAGGAatcttaattaataaaaatcaatgatCAATGATTTGATGATGGGATGATCaatgaataaaaattcataactcTATTAAGTCAGCACCCTATTTACTTAAGCGccttaaaaagattatttacacTCAATTAAACTTAATTCCAATTTATAGATCCTACGCATTCGCTGTACAGAATGTGAGGTTCTCTCTTTATCTCACATTCTGTACATCGCCCCTATACTCTCATCTTGCAGTATTGCAGTAAAAAAGAACTATTCTACAAAAAATCACTTGAAGTTATTGAGATCAATTCAATAAACTCGCAACAATTCAATACCTGTCACAATATCAAAGAGCTTATtggtaaaacaaatataaaactgCTTAAAAAATCCTATCTAACCAAACACATGTGATAACTGCAAAATAATCTCAAACCACAGTTAGAAACCCTGACAGATCATTATATAAAGCCAATACTGTTAACACTACATTGTATCAAAAAACGtttgtttagaaatatttaCGTTTACTTCGAGATGGTATCAAAAACCTATACCGACGTAAGTAACATTATCGGTACATCTCCCACTTATAATTTTAACCTAAGAGAATAATACTCAAAATAcatttcaaagaaaaagttGTACAATTCATTTATATGCtatgcaattttaaataaatacttatatccATAAATTTGACAATTTGTAGATATGTTTTTGTGTTATTAATCCAGCGATATATACCTGAGTATAAACTTAAGTGTTAACAAACTaagataaacttaaatgttttcaagttaaacaaaatgtttaacacAACTggtgttttgtttaaattttattttattctaaaataaaaaaaataggcgTTATATAAGTCAAGTTTTCTATGACAGAggataattttaatattttatatcttttacaCCGCGGCAACAAATTACCTATAGGTTACGTTCCAGAACGGTTAGTTAAAAGAAATCACTAGATCACTGGATATGGTACGCTCGATGAAGGTTGTCTGTAGTCAAAAATGGAAATTTCTTTTATGATTGAATGATTTATTTGTTGAACGTTTCTGTTTAGCAACCATCTATAAGGCcatgataatgttaaaaaatgagcgagttgaaaataaaacttgttcatCCAAAACGGCCGGGTAGCATTGGAGTTTTTAACTTTGTCTTTAAACCCAGGAATTTTAATATCTTCGTcgtatttaatatataagtcTTTATTCTTGTTTCTTTCGACTAAATCCGATCGaagttttgcaaactttttgcTTGTTTGTTCGTCCCTAAAAGAAAGCACTTTTGATAGATTTATTCGCATAATGCTTTTTCGAGCAGACGGAATTTCACTACGATCTGATAGGTCTCGACAACTTTTGTAATCAAATTTTACAGATTCAGTATGGGTGGTTACATTTACTGTATAGGCTTCTTCACCATAACCTTCTATTACCTGGTGGTAGCATTCaactgtaaaataaatttgaggATCACTCTCATAGATcatatttaaagtataatcTATTTCATCACTGTTATCTGAATATTCAAGGTATCTTTTTTCTCTACAACACTGCGCCTCTAACAATATGTAcaagtaataaaatgatattaaaactgCAGCAGTTATgtttatagtaaaaaacaaCGGAATGTTAGATTTAAGACTGAATATAGCCATAGCAACAACTAAGCAAATGAGTATTACcatacctaaaaaataaaatatagggaAATGATATTGATTaagataaatgtaaaactaaattaaaaggGTATACAGTACCATCTTCTCAATacttgtcataaaaaaaagagaagaaaagttgcaaaaaagaAGAACTGTTTTGTTATACTtggttttttgataattttaattttcttgccACTACCTCAATTCTCCTAATTTGGACATTAGATAAATCTTCTGATATctcaatcaattaaaacattaacttAATACTCAAACGGTTTACATCCATCTAAAGCTTaaaccacacacacacacacacacacacacacacacacacacacacacacacacacacacacacacacacatttatgACCATTTTCTAACCATTTTATTGATCACGTTTTTCTAACCAATTTATTGATCACGTTTTTTATCACTATGggatgcacaaaaaaaaaatatatgtatatatatatatatatatgtatatatatatatatatatatatatatatatatatatatatatatatatatatatatatataaatatatatatatatatatatatatatatatatatatatatatatgtatatatatatatatatatatatatatatatatatatatatatatagagagagagagagagagagagagagagagagagagagagagagagagagagagagacgtATTTATAAGGTAAGGGTGCAAGAAGAGCTTTGGCCTCGAGCGCAAAGTTTTAATAAGGCACCAGCCGTCAAAATTTCCAGTAATTTGCTTTTTATGCCTTTAAGCATGTGCgcgcatatattttttaaaacgagAATGTAAACATTctcgttttaaaaaatatatgcgcGCACTTGCTTAAAGTCAGAAATTCATCTTTATAAtcattataaacataaaatacgtttataatgtttataaagaTACTAATGGTTGGCAGAAGAGAGAATCATTCTAAAGGCAATCAAAGTCCACTTGcaaattatacataattttaCGAGAGTTATTCATGCGAATAcgttgatttattaaaaaaagtcacgtgtcaaaataaataaaataaacttgacGCAGCACCATTACTTATACCAAGACTGTAGTAGTTGAAcgcaatgaaaaataatatattaggAATTAATAAATTgtgggttatatatatatatatatatatatatatatatatatatatatatatatacatatgtatatatatatacttaagcttttttgagGCTTTTGTCCAAGACAAAGACTCTTGCTTACAACAGATGCGGCATTTATCAGTAAATGATAATACCAGTTTTAACTCAGAACAACACCTTAAGCTTAAATCCAAATCAAGCCAATCATATAACAAGCTTGGAGAATCGAGCAAATGTAGTTATTGGAATACAACCGATTCCATCAGCAACAAATGTCGTTTTTGGAAGTACTTTCCAATTAGAAAGAAAGATTATGTTTAATAATACATGCATAAATTTGGAAAATTATTTCTTCATAAATATGACGAAAATGACAACCTTCTATTATACCGACCAAATGTCaaacttgaaatttcaaaatgatcatTTTA
This window harbors:
- the LOC136077983 gene encoding uncharacterized protein LOC136077983 isoform X1, with translation MNKPSSRFFKYVFLSTYFTTTKSLNTPSPVFKAEDFDTINISVIVLASTLPIVGPMIVKCFRKDLSYFRLFSLWSYFSMVILICLVVAMAIFSLKSNIPLFFTINITAAVLISFYYLYILLEAQCCREKRYLEYSDNSDEIDYTLNMIYESDPQIYFTVECYHQVIEGYGEEAYTVNVTTHTESVKFDYKSCRDLSDRSEIPSARKSIMRINLSKVLSFRDEQTSKKFAKLRSDLVERNKNKDLYIKYDEDIKIPGFKDKVKNSNATRPFWMNKFYFQLAHFLTLSWPYRWLLNRNVQQINHSIIKEISIFDYRQPSSSVPYPVI
- the LOC136077983 gene encoding uncharacterized protein LOC136077983 isoform X2, giving the protein MKTMEKSMVILICLVVAMAIFSLKSNIPLFFTINITAAVLISFYYLYILLEAQCCREKRYLEYSDNSDEIDYTLNMIYESDPQIYFTVECYHQVIEGYGEEAYTVNVTTHTESVKFDYKSCRDLSDRSEIPSARKSIMRINLSKVLSFRDEQTSKKFAKLRSDLVERNKNKDLYIKYDEDIKIPGFKDKVKNSNATRPFWMNKFYFQLAHFLTLSWPYRWLLNRNVQQINHSIIKEISIFDYRQPSSSVPYPVI